In one Nicotiana sylvestris chromosome 8, ASM39365v2, whole genome shotgun sequence genomic region, the following are encoded:
- the LOC104226497 gene encoding cation/H(+) antiporter 15-like, whose amino-acid sequence MADEIVVTSSENKTEDTIVCYAPMMITTNGIWQGDNPLDYSLPLFILQLTLVVVITRLLVYILKPLRQPRVIAEILGGVILGPSVLGRSSKFANTIFPQRSVMVLETMANIGLLYFLFLVGVEMDIDVISRNGKKSLIIAIAGMVLPFILGSSFSFMLHETSQHTKQGTFILFLGLSLSVTAFPVLARILAELKLINTEIGRIAMSASLINDMLAWVVLAFAIAFSENKNMTLASLWVILSSTAFICFCFFVVRPLIGRRIRQTPEGESISEFNICLILTGVMVAGFITDAIGTHSVFGAFVFGLIIPNGPLGLVLVERLEDFVSGLLLPLFFAISGLKTEITAIDGVGTWAILFVVIILACAGKVLGVFLATLYYKMPYHEGLSLGLLMNAKGLIEMIVLNVGKDQKVFDDKSFAIMVMVAIGMTAIITPIVTVIYKPARNFVPYKRRTVQRTKLDREFRVLVCIHTTRNVPTIINLLEASYPTKKSPICIYVLHLVELTGRASAMLIVHNMRKTGRPAINRTQAQSDHIINAFENFEKNVGCVYVQPLTAISPYSTMHEDICLLAEDKRVALIIIPFHKQQTVDGGMEATNPAFRAINQNVLANSPCSIGILVDRGLSASRMNQVSHHIAVLFFGGPDDREALAYAWRMSEHPNTNLTVLRFLPGEAAIEATRSDSTKSRNDHSILTVATDSDKEKQLDEEYIKEFRTRTTNDESVIYTERVVNHGEETVAAIRSIDNSHDLFIVGRGQGNISPLTAGLTDWSECPELGAIGDLLASSDFAMKVSVLVVQQYVGIGIGDQVTTPDSPSRHYEHFNIDHSNRRPQTREQQPGFHSQP is encoded by the exons ATGGCGGACGAGATAGTAGTAACAAGCTCGGAGAACAAAACAGAGGATACGATTGTATGTTATGCTCCTATGATGATAACCACGAATGGAATATGGCAGGGTGATAATCCACTTGATTATTCCTTGCCTCTATTCATATTGCAATTGACATTGGTGGTTGTCATCACTCGCCTTCTCGTTTATATCTTGAAACCACTTCGTCAACCTCGTGTTATTGCTGAGATTCTT GGTGGTGTAATATTAGGGCCATCAGTATTGGGAAGAAGTAGCAAATTTGCTAATACAATATTTCCTCAAAGAAGTGTAATGGTTCTTGAGACAATGGCAAATATTGGCCTTCTTTACTTCCTCTTTCTAGTTGGAGTAGAAATGGACATTGATGTGATTAGTCGAAATGGTAAAAAATCCTTGATTATAGCAATAGCAGGCATGGTATTGCCATTTATACTAGGGAGTTCATTCTCCTTTATGTTGCATGAGACCTCACAACATACTAAACAAGGAACTTTCATCCTCTTCCTTGGCCTTTCCCTTTCTGTTACTGCATTTCCTGTTCTTGCCAGAATCCTCGCGGAGCTCAAACTTATAAACACTGAAATTGGGAGGATCGCGATGTCAGCTTCACTTATTAATGATATGTTAGCATGGGTTGTGTTAGCATTTGCTATTGCCTTTTCTGAGAATAAAAATATGACATTGGCTTCACTTTGGGTGATTCTATCAAGTACAGCCTTCATTTGTTTTTGCTTTTTCGTCGTTAGGCCATTGATTGGAAGGAGGATTAGACAAACCCCAGAAGGCGAATCGATTAGTGAGTTCAATATATGTCTCATTCTCACAGGAGTTATGGTTGCTGGATTCATAACAGATGCAATTGGAACACATTCTGTTTTTGGAGCTTTTGTCTTTGGTTTGATTATACCTAATGGTCCTCTTGGTTTGGTACTTGTGGAAAGGCTAGAGGACTTTGTTTCGGGTCTTTTGCTGCCTCTTTTTTTTGCCATTAGTGGTCTCAAGACAGAGATTACTGCTATTGATGGAGTTGGAACATGGGCAATTTTATTTGTTGTAATAATCCTAGCTTGTGCTGGCAAAGTACTAGGTGTATTCCTTGCAACTCTCTATTACAAAATGCCATATCATGAAGGCCTTTCTCTTGGTCTACTCATGAATGCCAAAGGCCTCATTGAGATGATTGTGCTCAATGTTGGTAAAGACCAAAAG GTTTTTGATGACAAATCTTTTGCTATAATGGTGATGGTAGCAATAGGCATGACTGCAATCATCACACCCATTGTGACAGTAATTTACAAACCAGCAAGAAACTTTGTCCCATATAAGAGAAGAACAGTTCAAAGAACAAAGTTGGATAGAGAATTCAGAGTACTGGTTTGCATCCACACAACTAGAAATGTTCCAACAATTATCAATCTTCTTGAAGCTTCCTATCCTACCAAGAAATCACCAATATGTATATATGTCCTACACCTCGTCGAGCTCACTGGACGTGCATCCGCAATGCTTATTGTTCATAACATGAGAAAAACAGGAAGGCCAGCAATTAACAGAACACAAGCTCAATCTGATCACATCATCAATGCATTCGAGAACTTTGAAAAGAACGTCGGATGTGTTTACGTGCAGCCTCTCACTGCTATCTCCCCTTACTCCACAATGCATGAAGACATTTGCCTTTTAGCAGAGGACAAAAGGGTGGCACTAATAATCATCCCTTTTCACAAGCAACAAACAGTTGATGGTGGAATGGAAGCTACAAATCCAGCATTTCGAGCTATTAACCAGAATGTATTAGCAAATTCACCTTGTTCTATTGGAATTCTTGTGGATAGAGGCTTAAGTGCATCAAGAATGAACCAAGTTTCTCACCATATCGCCGTACTGTTCTTTGGCGGACCAGATGATCGCGAAGCATTAGCGTATGCATGGCGAATGAGTGAACATCCGAACACCAATCTCACTGTTCTTCGGTTTCTCCCCGGAGAAGCTGCAATTGAAGCAACAAGATCAGATTCAACCAAAAGCAGGAATGATCACAGCATACTAACAGTAGCAACAGACAGCGACAAGGAAAAGCAACTAGACGAGGAATATATAAAAGAATTCAGGACAAGAACAACTAATGATGAGTCAGTAATTTACACAGAAAGAGTAGTGAATCATGGAGAAGAGACAGTAGCAGCAATAAGGAGTATAGATAATTCACATGACTTGTTCATAGTTGGTAGAGGACAAGGCAACATTTCCCCGTTGACGGCCGGGCTAACTGACTGGAGCGAATGCCCGGAGCTTGGAGCAATTGGTGATCTTTTGGCTTCCTCAGATTTTGCAATGAAAGTTTCAGTTTTGGTAGTGCAGCAATATGTTGGAATAGGAATAGGGGATCAAGTCACCACCCCGGATAGTCCTAGCCGACATTATGAACACTTCAACATTGATCATTCGAATCGCAGGCCACAAACCAGAGAACAGCAACCTGGTTTTCATTCACAACCCTGA